The Desulfatiglans sp. DNA segment ATACCTGCGGCCATGGCGTATGAGAGCCTGCCCGGAAGGTTTGGCATCCCTACAACCCTGAACTTTTCTCTCTGCCCGTTTACTCCTGCTAAATCAGCCATAATAAATACCTCCTGAAAAATATATTAGATCATGCCTTTGAAATAAACTTTCTGGTTTCTGTATTCACCTTTACCATCTCACCTGCCTCAAGGTATTCCGGTATCTGTATCTCGATCCCGTTTGACAATTTTGCAGTCTTGGTGCGTGCGGATGCGCTTGCGCTCTTCATGCCCGGCACCGTCTCAACCACCTCATAGACAAGGCTTGCCGGTATCTCAATAGCAATCATGTTGCCATCAACCACAAGACCCACTATCCCCTCCATCCCCTCTGAAATCCAGACAAGTTCATCCTCTATTGCCTCACCATCTATTTCATACTGGCCATACTCGACTGTATCCATAAAGACCTGGAGATTACCATCCGGGTATAGATACTGTATTGGCTTTTTTTCAAGGATAACATCATTGAGCATATCATTACCCTTGTAACTCTCTTCATATTTCTGCTTGGTCTTAACGTTAGCGAACCTCACCTTGTAAAGGGTTACTGCCCCCCTTGCTGATGGTGTTTTCACATCAATATTTTTAACCATATAGATCTCATTATTGATCTCAACCACATTTCCCTTTTTTAGATCACATGCCCTGGGCATCGTTATTCTCCTCTGTATTTTTTATTAAGGGTATACATATCACCAGGAGACAAACTTTAAAAGATCAATTATCTTGACGGGTATGAAAAATGGGTAATCATGGATGTTATAAAAATAAAAAAGCAGAGCGGGAGGGGATTTTGCTCTGCATTTTTTATTTTTTCCCTTGATATCGTTATATCCAACTGAGTTGCTCTCCAATTTTAATTTGACCGAGAACCAGCAGAATAGATGCACGAATACCTGAGAAATTTTTTATGTCATTTACATGTTTCTATTATAGCAATATTGATGCCATTCAAATTGTTTACCTTAATATTTAGTGTTTATTTCCGAGAATACCTGTGAATTACCATAATTGAGGGTCTCGTAAAAAGTTGAATTCAGTAAATTAGTGACCTCCCCGAACAGGCGGGTACCCATAAATCCATAAAGGTACATATGGTTAAGGAGTCTTTAGTAGGGTCGGGATTTAACCTGACAAATGCTGCATACTATAGATCAACC contains these protein-coding regions:
- the yeiP gene encoding elongation factor P-like protein YeiP, whose translation is MPRACDLKKGNVVEINNEIYMVKNIDVKTPSARGAVTLYKVRFANVKTKQKYEESYKGNDMLNDVILEKKPIQYLYPDGNLQVFMDTVEYGQYEIDGEAIEDELVWISEGMEGIVGLVVDGNMIAIEIPASLVYEVVETVPGMKSASASARTKTAKLSNGIEIQIPEYLEAGEMVKVNTETRKFISKA